In Oryza glaberrima chromosome 8, OglaRS2, whole genome shotgun sequence, the following are encoded in one genomic region:
- the LOC127782655 gene encoding uncharacterized protein LOC127782655, producing the protein MAAKKSGEFAVVPVAAHPQDSHCASEPEPVAEGLILGKDRADAGAGVLARDHRAPCADRDAARPRLTVADIDGADVFARERGVSSREALLGKNGPAGLAVSDLFFKRETGAPLVDMARAGGLTVGGTNADDVFARERGVSESDLLPHETGEPLLLLLDKHRDAGTGVFARERGMSFGDALLGKNHPAGLREIDAPLLDKKFFSGDYSFARKTAAPPFPGLVAADEHGVRTDKALRPAPSAPHSEQVAIDVLVVGAKEVPAAADAAAGADSGGGHGSNLPTVVGIFAASTAVTMVAAGAVSPPVAFGAFLLLLGGLFVSVSGVLEN; encoded by the exons ATGGCGGCGAAGAAGTCCGGCGAGTTCGCGGTCGTGCCCGTCGCGGCGCATCCCCAGGACAGTCACTGCGCCTCCGAGCCGGAGCCCGTCGCCGAGGGCCTCATCCTGGGCAAGGACCGCGCCGACGCCGGGGCGGGCGTCCTAGCGCGCGATCACCGCGCGCCGTGCGCCGACCGCGACGCTGCGCGGCCACGACTGACCGTGGCCGACATCGACGGCGCCGACGTCTTCGCGCGCGAGCGCGGCGTGTCCTCCCGCGAGGCCCTCCTCGGCAAGAACGGCCCCGCCGGTCTGGCCGTGTCCGACCTCTTCTTCAAGCGCGAGACCGGCGCGCCGCTCGTGGACATGGCCCGTGCCGGCGGGCTGACCGTGGGTGGCACCAACGCCGACGACGTCTTCGCGCGCGAGCGCGGCGTGTCTGAGTCCGACCTCCTCCCGCATGAGACCGGcgagcccctcctcctcctcctcgacaagCACCGCGACGCCGGAACGGGCGTGTTCGCGCGTGAGCGCGGCATGTCATTCGGCGACGCCCTCCTGGGAAAGAATCACCCCGCTGGGCTGCGCGAGATCGACGCACCTCTCCTGGACAAGAAATTCTTCTCCGGCGACTACTCCTTCGCGCGCAAGACAGCCGCGCCGCCCTTCCCCGGGCTTGTCGCGGCCGACGAGCACGGCGTGCGCACCGACAAGGCTCTCCGCCCGGCGCCTTCCGCCCCGCACTCGGAGCAG GTTGCCATTGATGTTCTTGTTGTGGGTGCCAAGGAAGTGCCGGCAGCGGCAGATGCAGCGGCAGGTGCAGATtctggcggcggccatggcagcaACCTGCCAACTGTGGTGGGGATTTTCGCTGCTTCAACCGCCGTCaccatggtcgccgccggcgccgtcagcCCGCCGGTGGCGTTTGGTGCCTTTCTCCTGCTGCTCGGCGGCCTCTTTGTTTCTGTCTCCGGTGTTCTTGAGAATTAG